One Pochonia chlamydosporia 170 chromosome 5, whole genome shotgun sequence DNA segment encodes these proteins:
- a CDS encoding centromere kinetochore protein (similar to Colletotrichum gloeosporioides Nara gc5 XP_007283756.1) has product MAAAAEPQQLSDAIVAFSLEGRFPEDATSLPPVSDIDLEPALTALAATKTDLEGEIHTINEETKDSVSSWVQNAKTLQEDIIRSKTIANEIVRQSEAPDVSGEAIQDAEEKVEFLNREVQYTQQLHEVLGKVKSVHQLLGQVDAARSERRVLDSLHLLEQSWTAIDQVGVSKSCRILRLLDHRAFELKSGIHEVFNNVWKELIQFNVDDGKVIIRESLPEGGMNLSDAVIGLKAYKETDERMEQLWRNLDGAIVTPLMDKTKQPARSVKSERDELSLTGSSDGSVAALLSDLEVVVVFVAQRVPAELLNSLVAFMMPDLIPRLIQQWLNPAVPSSLPEIPKFQSIMQVAKKFCSALETNGYCGFTELKDWVTKAHMTWLGRCRESALDRIRTKLASGIGEPKQVEKVEKHMVTAAEGKELSTTGAGAAADTNDWGAAWDDAWDDDQNHESENPPQAKAESEVKEDDGTDAWGWDDDGEAAQPADTAKTEGEDDAGADAWGWGDEDTTVEPEASKPSPKKQKTKASSEETRELVLKETYYISCMPEPVLELIVAILEDGAALIMDGDKYELVASTAPGLFSLPTLALALLRAISPYYYSLNVGGNMYLYNDAMYVAEQLTKFSAAWKEREDLTPRARNMLRLDNDIKTLQNFANRSYANEMGIQRTVLQDLLGSAQSIVQQDEPESAIQSGTDRIRYMATTWEKILARSVWSQAIGSLVDALASRIIADVLDMSSIGQDEAYNIASLIVTTTSLDDLFLPSKLSGTKPTQNEVPTTDQYAPNWPRLKYLSEVLQSDLNGIRALWCEQKLSYYFTVDEVVELIKASFEDNPRTRQTIKDIQNTQYPAVDL; this is encoded by the exons atggcagcggCTGCGGAGCCACAACAATTGAGCGATGCCATCGTCGCCTTCTCCTTGGAAGGGAGATTCCCCGAAGATGCTACCTCTTTACCGCCCGTCTCCGATATAGATCTCGAACCCGCCCTCACTGCCTTGGCTGCAACCAAGACCGACCTTGAG GGCGAAATTCATACCATCAATGAGGAAACCAAGGATAGCGTCAGCTCATGGGTGCAGAATGCCAAGACACTGCAAGAAGATATTATTCGATCCAAAACCATCGCCAACGAAATCGTACGACAATCAGAGGCGCCCGATGTCTCAGGAGAGGCCATCCAGGACGCCGAGGAGAAAGTCGAATTTTTGAATCGGGAGGTCCAATATACCCAGCAACTCCACGAGGTGTTAGGCAAGGTCAAATCTGTGCATCAACTATTGGGCCAAGTCGATGCAGCAAGAAGTGAACGACGAGTCCTCGATTCATTACATCTCCTCGAAC AATCGTGGACCGCAATCGATCAAGTTGGAGTCAGCAAGTCATGCAGAATCCTCAGACTCCTAGACCATCGAGCATTCGAGCTCAAGTCGGGTATCCATGAGGTATTCAATAATGTTTGGAAGGAATTGATTCAGTTTAATGTGGATGACGGCAAAGTAATCATTCGCGAATCTCTACCCG AGGGCGGCATGAATCTGTCAGACGCAGTCATTGGTTTGAAGGCCTACAAAGAAACAGACGAGCGTATGGAGCAACTCTGGCGGAATTTGGACGGCGCAATTGTAACGCCCCTGATGGACAAAACCAAACAACCTGCGCGTTCCGTCAAGTCCGAACGGGATGAACTTAGCTTGACTGGAAGCAGTGACGGATCTGTGGCAGCCCTTCTTTCAGATTTAGAGGTCgtcgtggtgtttgttgcGCAAAGGGTACCGGCTGAATTACTCAACAGCCTAGTCGCCTTCATGATGCCCGACCTCATTCCACGGCTAATACAGCAATGGCTTAACCCAGCGGTTCCTTCGTCACTGCCTGAGATTCCCAAATTCCAGAGCATTATGCAAGTGGCAAAAAAATTCTGCTCTGCCCTGGAGACAAACGGCTACTGTGGCTTCACAGAACTGAAGGATTGGGTTACCAAGGCGCACATGACATGGCTGGGCCGATGCCGAGAGAGTGCGCTGGACAGGATACGAACGAAACTGGCCAGTGGAATAGGAGAGCCCAAGCAAGTCGAAAAGGTCGAGAAACATATGGTTACTGCTGCAGAGGGGAAAGAACTTTCTACCACCGGAGCTGGCGCCGCTGCGGATACGAATGATTGGGGAGCGGCTTGGGACGACGCGTGGGACGACGATCAAAACCACGAGTCTGAGAATCCCCCACAGGCTAAAGCAGAATCAGAAGTTAAAGAAGACGACGGTACCGATGCATGGGGCTgggatgatgacggcgaaGCCGCACAGCCAGCTGATACGGCCAAGACTGAGGGCGAGGACGACGCCGGAGCGGACGCATGGGGTTGGGGCGATGAAGACACAACCGTGGAGCCAGAAGCCTCGAAGCCgtcgccaaagaagcaaaagacgAAAGCATCGTCGGAGGAGACCAGAGAGCTGGTCCTCAAAGAGACGTATTACATTTCCTGTATGCCCGAGCCTGTTTTGGAACTGATAGTGGCAATCCTGGAGGACGGCGCTGCCTTGATCATGGATGGGGACAAGTATGAGCTGGTCGCATCTACGGCGCCGGGTCTCTTCAGTTTGCCTacgttggccttggctttgctcaGAGCAATTTCGCCCTATTATTACTCCTTGAATGTGGGCGGCAACAT GTACTTGTATAACGACGCCATGTACGTTGCAGAACAACTGACAAAGTTTTCTGCGGCCTGGAAGGAGCGGGAGGACCTTACACCGAGAGCTCGAAACATGCTAcgacttgacaatgacatcaagACGTTACAGAATTTCGCCAACAGGAGCTACGCCAACGAGATGGGTATCCAACGAACTGTGTTGCAAGATCTGTTAGGAAGCGCGCAAAGTATCGTCCAACAAGACGAACCTGAGTCAGCTATCCAATCTGGAACGGACCGCATTCGATACATGGCCACAACCTGGGAGAAGATCTTGGCACGATCAGTCTGGTCCCAAGCCATTGGTTCTCTTGTCGACGCGCTGGCCAGCCGCATTATTGCGGACGTACTAGACATGTCGTCGAtcggacaagatgaagcatACAACATTGCAAGCCTCATTGTTACAACGACGTCGTTAGACGACTTGTTCCTCCCAAGTAAGCTAAGCGGTACGAAACCGACGCAAAACGAAGTACCCACGACAGATCAATACGCCCCGAACTGGCCTCGACTCAAGTATCTTAGTGAGGTACTGCAAAGCGACCTCAACGGCATCAGGGCACTCTGGTGTGAACAAAAACTCAGTTACTACTTTACTGTCGACGAGGTTGTGGAGTTGATCAAGGCCAGTTTCGAAGACAACCCCCGAACCCGGCAGACAATCAAGGATATCCAAAACACACAATACCCAGCCGTCGATTTATGA
- a CDS encoding phosphoinositide-specific phospholipase C (similar to Coccidioides immitis RS XP_001242935.1), with protein sequence MTPGDSESQQMTASHSVDKEMSALSAQLRRSRPGHVQTTFNPISQPVHIPGSAISASSAASSSQQGSPIMSPGTAVLTTNSSIQASPEPLRPRDDDQFSTSFQLPDSILTRKTSTTSLGKSWVSNTSPIAEAVAMETRSNSITAATAGTTPTATNTKGNLIRRLSSRASRRLTSSRRRQSSAAPTSRDGSVGPCFLRRRSDSNATAPPDYIPTPSTDSESDLDERDDLMSIKSMFLDHIPKGSSANSTTGSITGSANNMDGPVIPLQLQRGTWLRKISKKSRSKRICLIYERETNKLVWDKARPHKFLHVDEVREIRFGSDIQQYARDFSIPEAERLTWFTILYHVPDKSKSKLLHLMADSIETTNLWINFLEAMLRHRQDVMTALMTFNDKAIQQYWQSEMAKQFGENSVSEDPEELDIAGVMRVCQNLHIYSSQSTLQANFRLADSRRREALNFEEFLDFLGLMRQRPDVQRIIRSIAAKPGRGLTFVEFQTFLKDYQGEDVEANISIWEKHFNKFVRKHRSDGLGSLEAPQDDTYMSEAAFVGFLSSRQNGPLTEEPQEYTLDRPINEYFISSSHNTYLLGRQVAGQSSVEGYIRALAQGCRCVEVDCWDGSDGQPQVVHGRTLTSAISFKEVMKTINKYAFVKSSFPLWISLEVHCSPSQQDLMVDIMKEAFGPRLVTETLAPAWNRLPSPSDLMERILIKAKQARVGGRDESVPAEPLGRRRGSSLSSPISRPTIPDSSVFSPSQSLPQSPLLSATSQARRLVSKSRVNTIAEGEVHDIPSSSTSDTESGSEMGGTIRRSQNKTTRHLGALGVYCAGVKFSGFEDPAAKTFNHIFSFMESSFAKHSRTKEAKMALDIHNMRYMMRVYPDGLRLGSSNFDPLIYWRRGVQMAALNWQTFDLGMQVNNAMFQGGMDESGYVLKPDELRDIQIQPYNSAIAEGKKERSVVTFGIDVLSAQQLMRPGNLAANKSMDTYVEVEVFHANDKRDKKEVGSGLTHAFDSPLKFQTDVVRENGFNPMFADGQFKFTVTTKHPELIFVRWSVKLASYGESYNSKDGSAIATYTAKLKNLKEGYRTIPLHNHAGDQYLFSTLFCKIKVESIETKLFDIAAPVQDGGKLNRLGGKVFGRTNTSPRSTFEKSSTEKNSFDSSLT encoded by the coding sequence ATGACACCTGGCGACTCGGAATCTCAGCAGATGACTGCTTCACATAGTGTAGACAAAGAAATGTCTGCACTTTCTGCCCAGTTGCGGCGTTCTCGCCCGGGTCACGTCCAAACTACATTCAATCCCATCTCACAACCCGTACACATACCTGGCTCAGCAATCAGCgcctcctcagcagcctccagTTCTCAGCAAGGATCGCCCATCATGTCACCCGGGACAGCCGTCTTGACGACCAACTCCTCCATCCAGGCTTCGCCTGAGCCCCTTCGACCTCGGGATGATGATCAGTTCTCAACCAGCTTTCAACTTCCAGACTCGATCTTGACACGCAAGACAAGTACCACTTCCCTCGGCAAGAGTTGGGTCAGCAATACAAGCCCAATTGCAGAGGCGGTAGCAATGGAAACCAGAAGCAATAGCATAACTGCTGCCACCGCGGGCACCACACCTACTGCTACAAACACCAAGGGCAATTTGATCCGTCGATTGTCCAGTCGAGCATCGAGGAGActcaccagcagcagaagGAGGCAATCGTCCGCGGCTCCTACTAGCCGAGATGGCAGCGTTGGCCCTTGTTTCTTACGACGACGCAGTGACAGCAATGCCACTGCTCCTCCCGACTATATTCCCACACCTTCCACCGACTCAGAATCTGACCTCGACGAGAGAGATGATCTGATGTCGATAAAATCTATGTTTCTCGACCACATACCCAAAGGCTCCTCTGCAAACAGCACAACAGGATCGATTACAGGCAGTGCCAACAACATGGACGGTCCCGTTATACCTCTACAGCTGCAGCGAGGCACTTGGCTGAGGAAAATCTCCAAAAAGAGCCGATCAAAGCGAATCTGCCTCATTTATGAACGGGAAACAAACAAACTTGTCTGGGACAAGGCTCGTCCTCACAAATTTCTCCACGTAGATGAAGTCAGAGAGATTCGATTCGGATCTGATATTCAACAGTACGCCAGGGATTTTAGCATTCCTGAGGCGGAACGACTGACCTGGTTTACCATACTTTACCATGTACCAGACAAGTCAAAATCGAAACTCCTGCATCTCATGGCTGACAGCATCGAAACGACTAACCTTTGGATTAACTTCCTTGAAGCTATGCTGCGACACCGACAGGATGTCATGACTGCCTTGATGACCTTCAACGACAAGGCCATCCAACAATATTGGCAGTCGGAAATGGCGAAACAATTTGGTGAGAATTCTGTGAGCGAAGACCCAGAAGAGCTCGACATTGCCGGAGTGATGCGCGTTTGCCAAAACTTGCACATTTACAGCTCACAGTCGACGCTTCAGGCTAATTTCAGGCTTGCCGACTCTCGTCGCCGCGAAGCACTCAATTTCGAAGAATTCTTGGATTTCCTCGGGCTTATGCGCCAAAGACCAGATGTTCAGCGCATCATTCGGAGCATCGCTGCCAAGCCTGGCAGGGGCCTGACCTTTGTCGAGTTTCAAACGTTCTTGAAAGACTACCAAGGCGAGGATGTCGAGGCGAACATATCCATTTGGGAGAAGCacttcaacaagtttgtCCGCAAGCATCGATCTGATGGCCTGGGTAGTCTAGAAGCTCCTCAGGATGACACGTATATGTCGGAAGCTGCATTTGTTGGATTCCTTTCTTCTCGACAAAACGGCCCACTCACGGAGGAGCCTCAAGAATACACCTTGGATCGCCCAATAAATGAGTATTTCATCTCTAGCTCTCACAATACGTATCTCCTCGGCCGGCAAGTCGCTGGTCAATCAAGTGTGGAAGGATACATACGCGCACTAGCACAGGGATGTCGATGTGTCGAGGTAGACTGCTGGGACGGATCTGATGGTCAACCCCAGGTCGTCCACGGACGGACTCTCACCTCGGCGATTAGCTTCAAAGAGGTTATGAAAACCATCAACAAGTACGCCTTTGTGAAGTCGAGCTTCCCTCTTTGGATTTCTCTTGAGGTTCACTGCAGCCCATCACAGCAGGACTTAATGGTCGACATCATGAAGGAGGCTTTTGGGCCGAGACTGGTAACTGAGACTCTGGCTCCTGCGTGGAACAGGCTTCCATCTCCGTCTGATCTGATGGAGCGGATCCTCATCAAGGCCAAGCAGGCGCGAGTCGGTGGCAGGGATGAAAGTGTTCCGGCAGAGCCCCTCGGCCGACGACGCGGAAGCAGCTTAAGCTCACCGATTTCGAGACCAACAATCCCAGACAGTAGTGTTTTTTCGCCCTCGCAGTCGCTTCCTCAGAGTCCTCTTCTTTCAGCCACGAGCCAAGCCCGCCGACTCGTCAGCAAAAGCCgcgtcaacaccatcgcTGAGGGCGAGGTGCATGACATtcccagcagcagcaccagtgATACCGAGAGTGGGAGCGAGATGGGAGGCACCATCCGACGCTCCCAGAACAAGACGACACGCCACCTCGGCGCCCTTGGTGTGTACTGTGCCGGCGTCAAGTTCTCTGGGTTCGAAGACCCCGCAGCCAAGACATTCAACcacatcttctccttcatgGAAAgcagctttgccaagcaCTCACGCACCAAGGAGGCCAAGATGGCGCTCGATATTCACAACATGCGATACATGATGCGAGTGTATCCTGATGGACTTCGACTAGGTTCGAGCAACTTTGACCCTCTCATCTACTGGCGCCGGGGCGTGCAGATGGCAGCCTTGAACTGGCAGACCTTTGATTTGGGCATGCAGGTTAATAATGCCATGTTCCAAGGCGGCATGGATGAATCAGGATATGTTCTGAAGCCTGACGAGCTGCGTGACATTCAGATTCAGCCATACAACTCTGCAATTGCCGAAGGCAAGAAGGAGCGGTCTGTAGTGACGTTTGGGATTGATGTCCTCTCGGCCCAGCAACTAATGCGACCTGGGAAcctcgccgccaacaagTCCATGGATACTTATGTCGAAGTGGAAGTCTTTCATGCCAACGATAAGCGAGACAAAAAGGAAGTTGGGTCCGGCTTGACGCACGCCTTTGACTCGCCACTCAAGTTCCAAACAGATGTGGTGCGCGAGAATGGCTTCAACCCCATGTTTGCCGACGGACAGTTCAAGTTTACCGTGACGACGAAGCATCCAGAGTTGATATTTGTTCGCTGGTCTGTCAAGTTGGCCAGCTATGGAGAGAGTTACAACAGCAAAGACGGTTCTGCCATTGCAACGTACACGGCAAAGCTTAAGAACCTCAAGGAGGGATATCGCACAATTCCACTGCACAACCACGCCGGTGATCAATACCTGTTCTCTACGCTGTTTTGCAAGATAAAGGTTGAGTCGATTGAGACGAAACTTTTCGACATTGCTGCCCCGGTTCAAGACGGTGGCAAGCTGAACCGCCTCGGAGGCAAGGTGTTTGGCCGGACCAACACGAGTCCTCGCAGCACGTTTGAGAAGAGCAGCACGGAAAAGAACAGTTTTGACAGCAGTCTTACCTAG